The Phragmites australis chromosome 1, lpPhrAust1.1, whole genome shotgun sequence genomic interval GCATTATGGTTTCTCCtagcagtttttttttaattgcgaGGTCCTGTGATGCTTGAACACATGAACGTGCTCTCCGAGTGCCTAGTAAACAGACTAGTGCTGATCTTTTTTCTTATAATCTATTAGTGATACAGCCCCTGATAGACATGTtgaattctagaaaaaaaataagatcatATAATAGTCTTagtcaatctctctctctctctctctctctctctacttaaTTTATCTGTAGATTGCATTAGACAGGTTTTGGAATGATTTTACTGATGTAAATAACGCATAGGAATTTGTCGTAAGGAATGATATGGGCTGTGGCTCCACCATTGGACCCATACTTGCTTCTGGTGTTGGCATACGGACTGTTGACTGTGGTATTCCTCAGCTTTCGATGCACAGGTATTGCTCAGATCATTCAACATTTCTTACTGGAAATAGTTAATTATTGGAATTTTTTCAATTGTGCACAGACAATTTCTGAATAAAATGCTACACTTGTAAATAAATAACTATCATTTATAACTGAAAGTATGTTTTAATCCGACAAATATCTCTCGCTGTTGTTTTACATTTTGACCCAATAATGTTGCATTACTGAATATTAACTTCTACTATATTGCATTGGTTGCAGCGTACGAGAAATGTGTGGCAAACAAGATGTAGACACAACATATTGGCACTTCAAAGCTTTCTTCGAGATGTTCTCCGACATCGATAGGAAGTTAAATGTAGATTTCTAGTTCGCTCAAGAAAAAAGTAGAGTTTTAGGTCCAAAACTTTATCAGTGCATAATGTTTGAATAATCAGTTTGTGAGTACCCTTCAAGGCATACCATAGGTTGGGAACCGTTGAATTGTGGCTATCTAGCATAGTATCAATTCCATGTAAACCGACATTCAGTCTGGTTTTATCTTCAAGGCATACCATAGGTTGGGAAATCAGTTTTAATATAAATACAGGCTGACACACTGGCCCTCTGTTTCTCGAGGAAATAAATTCGATCCTAAAACCTTCATTTCTCCTTCGATGCATATTGTGAGTACCCTTGTTTTTAAAAAAGGGATGAACTACCGTTGTGGTTTCTACTTAGAAAACTATTGGATGCTGATGATGGGTTGAGAACCGTAGTCCTGTAAACTTAAAATCCGAACCAGGATATAACCACTAGAGAAACAAATGACGCAAATCTCTCCATACTGCTTCATTTGTAAAAGAACATCACGTTAGCTTGTACAACATTCTGGTAAGTCTCAGAACAGTATCGTTAAACAATGTCACCTGGAAAGGTTATCATGCATCTGGAATGCGATTCACCTGTTCATTAACTGGAGAGTGTGTGAGAGTACAATCAAGTTGAGTTTTCCAATGGCATCAAGATCATGGATGCAGCCAAATCCTTGGtacgaaaaaaaaaatagcctgAAATATAACCCAATCATGGATGCAACCAAGCAGACTACAGAAACACTACACGCCTCAATTGCTCACCAAGCGGGAATGCGCAGCGCAAACAAACGCGAGCTGCTATACCGAATCCCCTCCAACACAGAGAGCCTCAATTGCTCACCGATACTGACTCAGCCTTATTTTCTGGTAGCCTCTGCTGCTGGATAGGTGATCAATCTCTATTCTTTCTTTTACCAGATACTGACTCAGCCTTATTTTCTGGTAGCCTCTGCTGCGCTCCACTAGATGCCGCAGTTGGAGGCACTTCCTGGACAACTCTGTTAGACACAGGAGCTTCATCGGGTTCCTTGCAGGGCCCTGTCCTACCAATACAAAGCCAAATCCTAACTCTCTCATCACCGGACTTCTCTTCCATCGGCACGTGCCAAGATCCCATCTTGGACTCCTGTAATGAAGATCACATGAGCAACAGAAGATACTAAGCTCTAGAAAATGCCTGAAACCTGGTTACTTACTTGAATCTCTGAAGAATAAGGTGGTGGCATCATAAGCACCGCTTTTCCTTTATTAAAGGTGTACTTGACCTGCACAATTGTAACAAGTCTAGCAAATTAGCAATTAATTAGAAAAGACAAGATCCAATACACAATCAGGTTATAAAACGATCAAGGCCTACACGGTTTTTAGTTCAAACTGGTATTCTACTACAACCAGGCTTCTGTGCTAATTAACTATGTACGGAGAATGGACATTATAAAATCGATTTTGCAGAGCTCACCCGATGACGTTGCTTCCACTTCGGGAAAAAGGATGATCCTAGAAGCTCGAATATGTGATCTCTCATTTCATCATTAGTCACAAGCAAACAGTTTAGTCTAATTGCTGCATATAGCCAATACCTGAAAGGTTGCATCTCATCTAATTAGAAACATCCAGGAGCTAAACATAACAATGAGTGGTGAAAATTCAACAGACTTTCTAAGTGTACAAATTAGTGATATGTGCAGGATTACAgggcaaaataaaaaatacaccTCCCAATTTACAGAAAAGATGCTCACAAGGTGTTCCCACTGTCTTTGAGAATAAACTTACAGTAATATTTTAAACCGATGTACCAAGCAAAACAGTATGTGCAGGGATTCTGAAGGCTAGAAACTGAGGAGCGTTACCAGTCATCATTTGACCCACTTGGTGAAGTGTACAGTGTCCCGTTTGCTCTCCAAGTTTCAATAAAATGTCTATTAGATGAATTTTCCATAAGCTTGGCAATTCGTTTATTATGTAGTATAACAAGTGGCCATTTCCCACTATGTACATCCCGTAGCTCTGTTATAACAGCATCCAACTGCTCTATATTAAGCATGAGAAATTGAACATGAATTAGTACATATGGCTTAATTGGCAACATCAACATGTCCAAATACAGTTTAAAATGGTGCACAGACCTGAGTCAAACTGAAACCACCCTCCGCAAAATTTTGTTGATACAGTGCAATATTTGCACCGTCGACTATAGCTTCATATTCTTTATGTGCTTCCAACCATTCCTGTAGAAGTAATATTACTCAATCTGTAAAACAGTGTTTCGAATACAGGCACCAAACTAACAAACAGCGTGTCTGaaacatatatttatttaacCCTAGGTACTTGCTTTAGTACCAAGACATGTGAACCCTATGCTTTAGTTATAAGGGAAGTTCTAAATAACAAATTTATCTAATCGTTAAGATTTAGGACCAGCTACGAGAGCAAGAGATAAAGGCATGATAAGCAATCACAAGGTGCTTAAGAATACGTCAAATGTGGCACAGCACACATCAATTcaattcatcttcttcttcttttttgcgagTATCAATTCAGTTTATCTGAAGGATGTGCAAATCAATGTACATGGAGCAGCTTGTTGCATTATCAATTATTTGGCCACAACATAGAAGGAATAAGTAGTTATTTGAACAAAATAACAGGACACACTCTCCGCATCTAATTTTGCTATGTTAGTTCATAGTGATAAAACAAAGCCATGCTACAGATTTAATTAAACTACGCAACAATGCATATAATCAGTAGGGGCAACCTTTCTGTTCCATAAAAAAATACGCGAATGAATGCTTGACTATGTCACTATGCTTGTCAGCAGAGTAACTAGAATGAACAAAATCTATGAACTACCAAGTTAGCTATGAGATTTAGAGACAAGTTAATAGAGCAACAGGAGAGAGGATATACACCTGAAAACAGCTGAAATTTGTTCTCGTCTCCCTCTCAAGGGCCAAACCAGCAACAGAATCAGCAAACCTCTGTGTCTCCTCCATGTCAATATCAATACAAGCTAGCCGGCATCCACACCCCTCACACTCACCATCTGCCCCAACTCTCACCCGCTGCACCGTCCACGGGCCGCTTCCAAGCCACCCAAGCCGATGGCACCCACCACCGTTCGCCACAATGGCGTCCTTCACCTGAGGGACGTCCCACTCACTCTTACCGGCCATCGCGGCCTTCTCACTCCTGAACCAACCCTCCACCACCGCTGCCGTCTCCTTGCTCACGCAGTCCACTGCGTGCCTCAGCTTGTGCATATATTCATACACCTTGTCCGCGTCCCCGGCGCTCGAGCTGACGTCTAGGAGTACGGCAAGCTCGGGCTCCTCAGGCAAGACACCGGAGGCTGCCATGTGGGCCTCTACGGCGTAGGCCTTCGCGGCCTCCCCGGCTCGACGGAACGCCGCCAGCACGGGGCTGTAGGAACGGAGGCGCGGGGCGAGGCCGTGCTTCTCCTTCATGGTCGCGACGAGCTCGAATGCCTGGTCGGCAGCCGCGGGGTTGGCGGCGTCGGAGGAGGTGACGCGGGCGAGCGAGGTGATGGTGGCCTCGGACGGGGCGGCGCCGACCCGGAGCATGTGGGCGAAGACAcggcgtgcggcggcggcggggttggGGAACGAGGAGCGGTCGGCGGTGGCGAGTAGGTGGAGGAGCTGGTTGTACTGGTGAGCAGCGAGGCGGGTAGGGGCAGAGGCCGCGTCGGGGTCGAAGTCGGCGGCGTCGAATGCGGCCATGGCGGCAGCGGCGTCCCCTCGGCGGGTGCAGTCAGTGAGAGTGCGGGAGAGGTCCGAGTTGGGGCCCTTGGAGCCCCGCCGCGGCCTTCGGCGCGTAGTCGCGGTGGTGGCCATGGGCGTCGCCGTGGCCGAgtgggcggcgcggcggcggcggcggctggggcAGGGTGGACGAAGAGTGGGTTAGGGGTTAAAGCATCTCCAACCGACCTCTTATACTCGACTCTTTATATGAAATATAGGGTTTTTCTTATCTAGACTCATTTCTTATTTTTATGTGCGCTCCAATTGATCTactaaatttgacttcttatatTTCACTAATCTATACTATTATTCTATAACTAATAAATTAATTCTAACAGCTATATTTCTAACGATTTAtttttaactactattttttcaacggctatttttttCCAATGACTATTTTTTTCAACAACTATTTTTTCCCAACAGCTACTCTTTTATCCAACAGCTACTTTTTTCTAACGGCTACTTCTTCTAACTCTACATATACTCAGCCAGTCCTATGATTGCCATTCACAAGTCTCACTCACTTGTAGTTCCCTCTTTAATCGAAATGAGTCATCGTTTTCTCTTAGATTCATCATCGTCGGAGAAGGATAATGACGATGAACATATTCTTGCTACACTACACCAAGCAAGCACTCAATATAAGCTTATGAATACTGCACGACCTGACGGTTTCGTGCCTGGACATCAGTATATCAGCCGCAACAGAGAAGCCGGGCATTGAAGGTTATAAGAATATCACTTTTTAGATGCTCCTACCTATTGTTCAACTTTCTTTCATCGCAGGTGTAAATAGTCCGCTTTTGTTTGTTTGTCATTTTTGTTCACCCTCTTGGGTTCGGCTGATTCTTATTACTTTCTTCACGTTTAGAATTGTTCGTTCACTATTTCTTCACATACTGCAAGCTGTAGAACAACATGatgagtattttgtgcagaaaagAGATAGGAACAGACATCTTGACCATAGCATTTAGGATGCTAACTTATGGGGTAGCAGCAAATGGTACTGATGATTATATTCGGATTGAAGAAAGTATTGCTATAGAGAGTCTTAAAAGGTTTATAAAAGCTATTGTTGAAGTCTTCGGTAACGAGTAACTGAGATCCCCAAATGATAATGATACAgctaaaatataaaattaaccAATTTTTAGCATTGCAAAATTGTATCATGGCGCAGAGGAGGCCGACCAACATCTCTCCAGCCGGCCAACATCTCTCCACgtgacctcttcttctctctaaGCCGACCAAAATCTCTCAAGCCGGCCTCTGTACcagccctctccctctccatctccagTCCGCCTACATCCTCTCTCAGCCCTCTCCTAGCCGACATCTCTCCAGTctgcctccctccctctccagTCTGCCTCCCACTTCTCTCCTAGTCGGCCTACCTCCCTCTCCCAACCAGCATCCCTCCCTCTCTAGTCTGCCTCCCTCTTCTTTCCCAACTggcctctctcctcttctctcccagctggcctccctccctctcctgccctctctctctctcccaatcGGTTCCTCTCCTCCACCCCTCTCGCGCTCAGATCTCGGGGCAAGGGTACTGGGGGACCGGGGCCAGCGATGCGGGTGGCCAAGGGGGGTCGACGGGGTGGGGCAAGTGGAGGAGCGTGCGACGCGAGGCAAAGCGGAGGAGCTGGCGGTGCGGTGCAAGCGTAGGAGCCGGCATGGGGCAAGTGTACCTAGTGTCATCACCGGAAATGTCTATGACGGGAAAGAGCAGCGAGAAGGAGAGGTCGTTGACAGATAGAGGGCTGGCAACGGTTCCTAAACCTGATGGTCAAGGGAGGTGAAGTAGGGATCCCTAAAAAATAAGGAGGCCGATGAGGGATCAGTTGGAGAGCGTTTgagcattttttttcctaaaaattaGGGTGACGGGTGAGATGAGGGCTCGGTTGGAGATGCTTTTATGGGTGAAAATGGACGGGAAGCTCGGAAACACAACCCTTTTATTTTTCACATTTTATCtcaaaaaacaaaattgaaaacagAAAAACGGATACGAACTCACAAATATCAGGATATCAAAAACAAACCAATCCGAACGAAAATACGCTGGTGTCAATCGGGAACCGATAAAATTTCAAACTGAGACCACTCACAACTATGACTTTAAGCATCAACGCAACACAATTAATTCATATCGACAAAAGTAATTCATACCATACATAGATCATGTAATGATATAAGTCTTAACTGAAAAACAACCATCATATTATGACTCGAGTACTCGACACAATATACAGTCACATAAAGATTAGGATTAGAGGCGGTAAAGGCACAAAAGCTTGGACGACATTGATAGGTCGACAACTGACTGAGATTGAGACACAGGGGTTTGTGTGAAGTTTTAGGATAAAAATGATATTTGAGCTAGCCAGCTGGACTTGGCCTGTGGGACACATTGTGAATTATGAAGTTATCTTAATTGAAAAAACAGGAAGCCTCATAGAAAATTCCTGATTAAAAAAAGGATACCGACAATACAGTCggaaaaacaacaaaattatttttatcccgttTTTGTGTAAGTGTCGTAAATCCAAAAatagttgagaaaaatatagaaaacggatCGAAACAGGACGAGATTTATTTTGTCTGTTTCATCCCTATTTGGGGTAGCTGGGTAGGAGCATTTTTAactttatatttcgaaaatcaaaaaattacaatgAGAAATaggataaattttattgtatacAGTCCG includes:
- the LOC133929408 gene encoding proteinaceous RNase P 2-like, which produces MATTATTRRRPRRGSKGPNSDLSRTLTDCTRRGDAAAAMAAFDAADFDPDAASAPTRLAAHQYNQLLHLLATADRSSFPNPAAAARRVFAHMLRVGAAPSEATITSLARVTSSDAANPAAADQAFELVATMKEKHGLAPRLRSYSPVLAAFRRAGEAAKAYAVEAHMAASGVLPEEPELAVLLDVSSSAGDADKVYEYMHKLRHAVDCVSKETAAVVEGWFRSEKAAMAGKSEWDVPQVKDAIVANGGGCHRLGWLGSGPWTVQRVRVGADGECEGCGCRLACIDIDMEETQRFADSVAGLALERETRTNFSCFQEWLEAHKEYEAIVDGANIALYQQNFAEGGFSLTQLDAVITELRDVHSGKWPLVILHNKRIAKLMENSSNRHFIETWRANGTLYTSPSGSNDDWYWLYAAIRLNCLLVTNDEMRDHIFELLGSSFFPKWKQRHRVKYTFNKGKAVLMMPPPYSSEIQESKMGSWHVPMEEKSGDERVRIWLCIGRTGPCKEPDEAPVSNRVVQEVPPTAASSGAQQRLPENKAESVSGKRKNRD